Genomic segment of Buchnera aphidicola (Aphis fabae):
TCCGACCGTGATTAGCCAATCTTCGTACTCCTCCGTTACTCTTTGGGAGGAGACCGCCCCAGTCAAACTACCCACCAGACACTGTCTCTACACCGGATAACGGCGTTAGGTTAGAATACCGAATTGTAAAGGGTGGTATTTCAAGATTGGCTCCATCAAAACTAGCGTTTTAACTTCATAGCCTCCCACCTATCCTACACATTAAAATTCAGAATTCAGTGTCAAGCTATAGTAAAGGTTCACGGGGTCTTTCCGTCTTGCCGCGGGTATACTGCATCTTCACAGCAATTTCAATTTCACTGAGTCCCAGGTGGAGACAGCCTGGCCATCATTACGCCATTCGTGCAGGTCGGAACTTACCCGACAAGGAATTTCGCTACCTTAGGACCGTTATAGTTACGGCCGCCGTTTACCGGGGCTTCAGTTCAGAGCTTCAAGTTTCCTTTAACCCCTTCGATTAACCTTCCGGCACCGGGCAGGCGTCACACCGTATACGTCCACTTTCGTGTTTGCACAGTGCTGTGTTTTTAATAAACAGTTGCAGCCAGCTGGTATCTTCGACTAGCTTTAGCTTAAGGAGAAAATCCTTTCACTTAAACTAGCGTGCCTTCTCCCGAAGTTACGGCACTATTTTGCCTAGTTCCTTCACCTGGGTTCTCTCAAGCGCCTTAGTATTCTCTACCTAACCACCTGTGTCGGTTTTGGGTACGATTTAATTTTATCTGAAGCTTAGAGGCTTTTCTTGGAAGCGTGGTATTAGTTACTTCATCACCTTAATGATTCGTCGTCATGCCTCAGATTAAAGATAACCGGATTTGCCTAGCTATCATACCTACACACTTAAACCAGGATAACCGTCACCTGGATAACCTAACCTTCTTCGTCCCCCCTTCGCAATAAAACTAAGCACAGGAATATTAACCTGTTGTCCATCGACTACGCTTTTCAGCCTCGCCTTAGGTGTCGGCTTACCCTGCCCCGATTAACGTTGGACAGGAAACCTTGGTTTTTCGGCGAGCAGGTTTTTCACCTGCTTTATCGTTACTCATGTCAGCATTCGCACTTCTGATACCTCCAATATATTTTACAATATATCTTCGACGGCTTACAGAACGCTCCCCTACCCAGTAAAAAAATTAATTTTTACTGCCGCAGCTTCGGTGCATAGTTTGAGCCCCGTTACATCTTCCGCGCAGGCCGACTTGACCAGTGAGCTATTACGCTTTCTTTAAATGATGGCTGCTTCTAAGCCAACATCCTGGCTGTTTATGCCTTCCCACATCGTTTCCCACTTAACTATGACTTTGGGACCTTAGCTGGCGGTCTGGGTTGTTTCCCTTTCCACAACGAACGTTAGCACCCGCTGTGTGTCTCCCGTGATAGCATTCTACGGTATTCGGAGTTTGCATCGGATTGGTAAGCCGGGATGGCCCCCTAACCGAAACAGTGCTCTACCCCCGTAGATGAATTCACGAGGCGCTACCTAAATAGCTTTCGGGGAGAACCAGCTATCTCCCGGTTTGATTGGCCTTTCACCCCTAGCCATAGGTCATCCGCTGATTTTTCAACATCAGTCGGTTCGGTCCTCCAGTTGGTTTTACCCAACCTTCAACCTGCCCGTGGCTAGATCACCGGGTTTCGGGTCTGTATCCTGAAACTTAACGCCTATTTAGGACTCGGTTTCCCTTCGGCTCCCCTATTCGGTTAACCTTGCTACAGAATACAAGTCGCTGACCCATTATACAAAAGGTACGCAGTCACATTTCATATTTCCAAATGCTTCCACTGCTTGTACGTACACGGTTTCAGGTTCTATTTCACTCCCCTAGCCGGGGTTCTTTTCGCCTTTCCCTTACGGTACTAGTTCACTATCGGTCAGTCAGGAGTATTTAGCCTTAGAGGATGGTCCCCCCATATTCAAACAGGATTTCTCGTGTCCCGCTCTACTTTTCGAACTCACAAAATATTTTATTTCGTATACTGGGCTATCACCATGTATCGCTGAATTTTCCAAATCATTCTACTATAAAATATATTGATTATAGTTCTGGGCTTTTCCCTTTTCGCTCGCCACTACTAAGGGAATCTCGGTTGATTTCTTTTCCTCAAGGTACTTAGATGTTTCAGTTCCCTTGGTTTGCTTTATTAATCTATTTAATTCAATTAATAATGATACATAAATGTATCGGGTTTCCCCATTCGGATATCGACGGTTATATCGCTTCATATCAGCTTACCGACGCTTTTCGCAGATTAGCACGTCCTTCTTCGCCTCTGACTGCCAAGGCATTCACCATGTACGCTTATTTGCTTAACCTTACAACCCACAGGTGTCTTTTTTAAAAATAAAAAATATATGCTTGTTTTCCGAATTTTTAAAGAGCTTTATTTATATATGTTTTTTAACATTTTTTAAAGAATAACACAATAATTTAAATTAGTATAGAATTAATTTTAAAAAATTATTTTTATTTCGTCCCCTAGGGGATTTGAACCCCTGTTGCCGCCGTGAAAGGGCGATGTCCTAACCTCTAGACGAAGGGGACTTTTAAGTTGTATATAAAATTATTGTTTTAAATAAGTATTATATTAAATAATACAGATCGAAAAAAAAGAGTCAAGTATTTTCTTTCATATTCAGTGAATATATAAAATTTTTTTTTGTATATTTTAAGTATTCTGTAAATTAATTTATATAAAAAATTAATTTTTCTTTAAGATATCGATAATATAATCTGTTTTTGGCAATATACCATGCCATTCTAAAAAAGAATGAGCAGCCTGAAAAACTAACATTCCTATTCCATCTGAAACATACTTAGCATTTATTTTCAGACACCAATTAAGAAAAGATGTATTTTCTAACCCATAATTCATATCATAAAAAAAAGTTTCAGAAGAAAATAAATATAATGGAATAAAACTGGTATTATATTGAATATTCCTAGATAAACCATTAATTACTAAATCAAAAAATTTATTTTTTAAGTCATCTTTTTCAAATATTTTAATATTTCCATATTGTTTAAATTGATTAACTAAATTTATAGCATTGGAAACGGTTCTATTTAAAATATAAACTGAGCATCCTAAAGATAAAATTGATAAAAGAACACCTTGAACTGCTCCTCCTGCTCCTAATATTAATATAGAAAAATTTTTTTTTATAAATTTCAATCTATTTAAATCAGATAATAATCCAATACCATCAGTGTTATCTCCTAAAATATATTGATTATCTACTTTTTTTAATGTATTTACAGATTTAGCGATTTGAGCTCTTTTACTTAGTTTATTAGAAAAATAATAAGCTTCTTTTTTAAAAGGAGAAGTAACATTAGCTCCTTGAATATGATTATTAAAAAAATAAGTTACTAATAAAGAAAATTGATTTAATGGAATATTAATAGATTTATAAATATGTAAAATCTTAGTTTGTTTAGAAAAAAGATCATGAATCTGAGGAGATTTACTATGATTAATAGGATTTCCAAACAAAGCATAGTTAAAATTCTCATTGTTGTATTTACGCATAACGAATTAAATTTCCATTCATAATATTAATTATTTTAGAAGGATTTTTTTCACTTCCTATATTACCATTCAGTAATGGAAAATCTTTTCCAAAATTTTTTAACACACTTGCTCTAGTAAGACATGGAGGCATATTTGAAAAATTAGCACTTGTTGATATTAATGGTTTTCCAAAAATAGTACATAATTTAACTATGCTTAAATGGTTGCTAATACGTACTGCTATAGTATTAGATTTTCCAGTTAACCAATACGGAGTTAAAGCATTTGATGGAACTAAAAACGTAAAAGGTCCTGGCCAATAATGAAACATATTTTTTTTTTGATTTGCTGATATTTTAGTTTCATCAATATATTTTTTTATTTGATTATAATAAGCGGCTACTAATATAAAACCTTTTTTTATACTTCTTTTCTTTAAACTTAATAAGTTTTCAACAGCTATTTGACTATCAGGATCACATCCTAAGCCAAACATAGATTCTGTAGGATATGCAATTATTTTTTTACAATATAATTTTTGTATACAACACGCTAACGAATTTAAATGAAAATTTTTACTCATTGAATAATTCTCATATAAAAAATATTATTTAAAAACTTAATGTATTATTTCTGTTGTAAAATTAAATAATAAATTTTCCAGCTTTCTATAAACTATTTCACACCCTGGAGCATTAAATAAAACAATTAAAATAATCCATTTTAAATCCTCTAGATTTAACTCATTAATTTCTAAAGCCATAATTCTTTCAATAATCATTTCACGTGTATCTAAAGTTAATATTTCTAATTGTTCTAAAAACAGCATAAAACCACGACAATCAGAATTTAACTTAAACAATTCTTCTTGATTATAAATACGTGTTGAAATTTGATTTGAAGCTAAACTAATAGATGAAAGATCGTTTTTTTTATAACAAGATAAATTTTTTAACCAGAGTAGTGCATTATAAATATCTTTTTGTTGAAAACCTATATCTGACAAATCATTTGTTAGACTTTCATAATCAATAGACATTTCTGATTCACTATGAACATAAGTTTCAAATAAATATATTAATATTTCAAACATTATATCCTCAACTACATATTGAAAAATTTAAATATTTAATAACATATTTGATATATTATTTTTTAAATATTTTAACTATTTAATATATAAAAATTTATAATATATTGAAAGTTAATAAGTCAATTTAATAATAATTAATTTTTATTTAAATAAAGAGTGAAAATTTTTTAAAAGTATTGAAAGTTAACTTTTAATTATATTAAAAGAGTTTATACTATAAAATTAAATAATTTTATAACTAATACAAATAAATATATGTCTGTTTTAAAAATATTACAATATCCAGATCCAAGATTAAGACTTATTGCAAAACCTGTTAATATAATTACAAAAGAAATAAAAAATTTAGCTTTTAATATGTTAGATACTATGTATACAAACGAAGGAATAGGTTTAGCAGCAACTCAGGTTGATATTCAATTACAAATCGTAGTTATTAGTAAAGAAAATATCAACAAAGAACATTTAATACTAATTAATCCTAAAATTATTGAAAAAAAAGGAAATAATAGTATCCAAGAAGGATGCTTATCTATTCCAGAATACCGTGCTTTTATACCAAGATCAGATTATATTAAAGTAAAAGCTTTAAACTTATTTGGAAAAGAAATAGAAATAGAAGCAAATTCAGTGTTATCTATTTGTATACAACATGAAATTGATCATTTGCAAGGAAAATTATTTATAGATTATTTATCCTTATTAAAACAAACAAGAATTGAAAAAAAAATTAAAAAAATAAACAAAAAAAATAAAATACTTTAAAGGATATAAACTAATTTGAAAAAACTGAAAATTATTTTTGCAGGAACATCATATTTTTCTGAAAAACATTTATCTGCTTTAATAAAACACCAATATAATATAAAAGCTGTAATTACTCAGCCAGATCTTCCATCTGGAAGAGGGC
This window contains:
- the aroE gene encoding shikimate dehydrogenase encodes the protein MRKYNNENFNYALFGNPINHSKSPQIHDLFSKQTKILHIYKSINIPLNQFSLLVTYFFNNHIQGANVTSPFKKEAYYFSNKLSKRAQIAKSVNTLKKVDNQYILGDNTDGIGLLSDLNRLKFIKKNFSILILGAGGAVQGVLLSILSLGCSVYILNRTVSNAINLVNQFKQYGNIKIFEKDDLKNKFFDLVINGLSRNIQYNTSFIPLYLFSSETFFYDMNYGLENTSFLNWCLKINAKYVSDGIGMLVFQAAHSFLEWHGILPKTDYIIDILKKN
- a CDS encoding Sua5/YciO/YrdC/YwlC family protein, whose amino-acid sequence is MSKNFHLNSLACCIQKLYCKKIIAYPTESMFGLGCDPDSQIAVENLLSLKKRSIKKGFILVAAYYNQIKKYIDETKISANQKKNMFHYWPGPFTFLVPSNALTPYWLTGKSNTIAVRISNHLSIVKLCTIFGKPLISTSANFSNMPPCLTRASVLKNFGKDFPLLNGNIGSEKNPSKIINIMNGNLIRYA
- a CDS encoding DUF494 family protein, which gives rise to MFEILIYLFETYVHSESEMSIDYESLTNDLSDIGFQQKDIYNALLWLKNLSCYKKNDLSSISLASNQISTRIYNQEELFKLNSDCRGFMLFLEQLEILTLDTREMIIERIMALEINELNLEDLKWIILIVLFNAPGCEIVYRKLENLLFNFTTEIIH
- the def gene encoding peptide deformylase, whose amino-acid sequence is MSVLKILQYPDPRLRLIAKPVNIITKEIKNLAFNMLDTMYTNEGIGLAATQVDIQLQIVVISKENINKEHLILINPKIIEKKGNNSIQEGCLSIPEYRAFIPRSDYIKVKALNLFGKEIEIEANSVLSICIQHEIDHLQGKLFIDYLSLLKQTRIEKKIKKINKKNKIL